Proteins encoded by one window of Candidatus Omnitrophota bacterium:
- a CDS encoding ribbon-helix-helix protein, CopG family — MATKNPRLNVVLEPTLMKGVDHLAKAQGVSLSTMARDLIKEALNIYEDGQWQKIAQKRETTFSHKKSLSHDEVWG, encoded by the coding sequence ATGGCTACTAAAAACCCAAGATTGAACGTCGTGTTGGAACCAACCCTCATGAAGGGGGTCGATCATTTGGCCAAGGCGCAGGGGGTGTCTTTGTCCACCATGGCACGGGATTTGATCAAAGAGGCCTTGAATATCTATGAAGATGGCCAATGGCAGAAAATCGCTCAAAAACGTGAAACCACTTTTTCTCACAAAAAGTCCCTTTCCCATGATGAGGTTTGGGGGTAA
- a CDS encoding type II toxin-antitoxin system RelE/ParE family toxin yields MDYRPIYHHEIPDDLGGIPANIKGRIQRAIETRLLADPISYGLPLRKSLRGHRKLRVGDYRVIYRIEGRQVIILKIGHRKSVYPQALVRLTKPVKA; encoded by the coding sequence ATGGATTATCGGCCGATCTATCATCATGAGATACCGGATGATCTAGGTGGCATTCCTGCCAATATAAAAGGACGCATTCAACGAGCGATCGAGACGCGTCTTTTAGCAGACCCCATCAGCTACGGCCTGCCATTACGCAAAAGTTTGCGTGGTCATCGTAAATTGCGGGTCGGTGATTACAGGGTCATTTATCGCATTGAAGGCAGGCAAGTCATTATTCTCAAAATTGGACATCGTAAGAGCGTTTATCCTCAAGCATTGGTTCGCTTAACTAAACCAGTCAAAGCATAA